One part of the Salvelinus fontinalis isolate EN_2023a chromosome 4, ASM2944872v1, whole genome shotgun sequence genome encodes these proteins:
- the LOC129852822 gene encoding uncharacterized protein LOC129852822, protein CPDLSVPPGEIKVKAILKNKKPMAVPSHQKRDRAGNTVVSAQAVATSHEKEKSGNTVFSAQAGASGIWPPLLLPNIVGPSQRRLEVWPSQQHMLPPLLSMAITAAQATTTTYLKKLNHAVQPQKKEGLPDQRANESKHPIPRPGVRDSHRSLTVAKSQKDLDPLSTFMMLRSQQRPSVSVSPQNYTSTQTEYCGNQFSPQQGFAKEERCLLEFHCMNPLAAQLMLRRCPSRHWLLGASLSQLQELVSEVPHKVIKLFSDTPSLYKLTAAASSPESHTEFTHQKDHSRSTDPCATSRDNQHPHTLRREPFKPIPNSCLAGSPSAESLDRRLYEESSLITKEDSADFQVDLSQAPFQHTWSHNPWEADEVIFVGWNRGGRGEEWTSRASLHQEPRGSPRDYAPENPVQTDPSSSFSYSTNTQRPAYSDNQMYSFSTVGYSKQQQYPDGSLASPRGALPWGGSSSNSPYSTTQGRGDMSETPDYGTSYRTGIERKRRAEGPKMNNESNMLDC, encoded by the exons TGCCCAGATCTGTCAGTCCCACCTGGTGAGATCAAAGTCAAGGCCATCCTGAAGAATAAAAAACCCATGGCTGTGCCATCTCATCAGAAGAGAGATAGAGCTGGAAATACAGTTGTTTCAGCACAGGCTGTTGCCACTTCCCATGAGAAAGAGAAATCTGGGAATACTGTCTTTTCAGCACAAGCTGGTGCCTCTGGGATATGGCCCCCTCTACTTCTTCCCAATATAGTAGGGCCATCACAGAGAAGGCTGGAAGTATGGCCATCACAGCAGCACATGCTACCACCACTACTTAGTATGGCTATCACAGCAGCACAGGCTACCACCACTACTTACCTGAAGAAATTGAACCATGCAGTTCAACCTCAGAAGAAGGAGGGCTTACCTGACCAGAGAGCTAACGAATCCAAACACCCAATCCCCAGGCCCGGTGTGAGAGACAGTCACAGGAGTCTCACAGTGGCTAAATCTCAGAAGGACTTAGACCCTCTGTCCACTTTCATGATGTTACGGTCCCAACAGAGACCCTCCGTCTCTGTGTCGCCTCAGAACTATACAAGCACCCAGACAGAGTACTGTGGCAACCAGTTTTCACCACAACAGGGGTTTGCGAAA GAGGAGAGGTGTCTGCTAGAGTTCCACTGTATGAACCCTCTAGCGGCTCAGCTGATGTTGAGGAGGTGCCCCTCTCGCCACTGGCTCCTGGGAGCCTCCCTCTCCCAGCTGCAGGAGCTGGTCTCTGAGGTTCCTCACAAAGTCATCAAG CTCTTCAGTGACACCCCGTCTCTGTACAAGCTGACTGCAGCAGCCTCCTCTCCAGAGTCTCACACTGAGTTCACTCATCAGAAAGACCACAGTAGGTCCACTGACCCTTGTGCCACCAGCAGAGACAaccaacacccacacacactgcgACGAGAACCATTCAAGCCTATCCCCAACAGCTGCCTCGCTGGCTCCCCCAGTGCTGAGAGTTTAGATAGGAGGTTATATGAAGAGAGCTCTCTCATTACCAAGGAGGACAGTGCAGACTTCCAGGTGGACTTGAGTCAGGCCCCTTTCCAGCACACCTGGAGCCACAACCCATGGGAGGCAGATGAGGTGATATTTGTAGGCTGGaatagaggaggacgaggagaggagtggaCATCCAGAGCATCTCTACACCAGGAGCCCCGTGGCTCCCCCAGAGACTACGCGCCAGAGAACCCTGTTCAGACAGACCCCTCGTCATCATTCAGCTAcagcaccaacacacagagaccagCGTACTCTGACAACCAGATGTACTCGTTctctacagtaggctacagtaaacaGCAGCAGTACCCTGATGGCAGCCTGGCCTCGCCTAGAGGAGCTCTGCCATGGGggggcagtagcagtaacagcccCTACAGCACAACCCAGGGGAGGGGTGACATGAGTGAGACACCTGACTATGGGACCAGTTATAGGACagggatagagaggaagaggagagcagagggccCAAAGATGAACAATGAGAGTAACATGTTAGACTGCTGA